Proteins encoded in a region of the Ziziphus jujuba cultivar Dongzao chromosome 3, ASM3175591v1 genome:
- the LOC107421781 gene encoding putative disease resistance RPP13-like protein 1, with amino-acid sequence MSNFDESQDTVSEMDTGKPETPGIPLLSLSPKMSKFDESEDTVSEMDIGKRETPGFGFKKRKHVRATKTINVDPSQFRDLVIKFTGLKEKDQSIKGQATKPSEGSGSAVVDNVNEDEYENLPEHLKWLLQYCLLFPSSYEFRKDKLVKLWVAEGYIRDSSFQSLEDTGRVYFNSLVAMGFILPSRYDNSVDFVHTSDDNFVFDRDDCNSLYRLNDAKMQCLEDSCFRGDYTRVANHGLHGVTDKTLHLSLNCKDTNEATLTSLENFKQLRTLLLLSSCGSSIKQVRRELFLSLKLLRTLDLSETLISELPSSIGNVKSLRYLDVSHTLIKRLPESVDCLHNLQTLNLKGCLNLVGLPKGMKKLINLRHLELDIVRQLVSMPAKIGNLTNLQNLSAFLVGRDDGFQIRELKNLNNLSGVLVISRLENVMSTEEAEDAALAEKRHLYELELRWSDMRIEKAEEEEENLECLRPHFGLKELRILCYGGLNLPSWISNPKFDLLIGITLYKCKNCQILPSLGVLPALKFLHISEMNDVKVINSQFLRNGSPQRLHAFPKLEKFAVDAMHNLEEWTGVEIGDFPSLRKLVMESCSKFVALPSLSNLSSLEHLEIKHCPKLHSLPEEGLSASLEFLLINDCPGLKERCSKEEGQDWGKIAHVTSIWIDHQKLL; translated from the exons ATGTCTAACTTTGACGAGTCTCAAGATACAGTGAGTGAAATGGATACAGGGAAGCCCGAAACCCCAG GAATCCCTTTGCTGTCGTTGAGTCCTAAAATGTCTAAGTTTGACGAGTCTGAAGATACAGTGAGTGAAATGGATATAGGGAAGCGTGAAACCCCAG gCTTTGGATTCAAGAAACGGAAACATGTAAGGGCTACCAAAACTATCAACGTTGATCCG AGTCAATTCAGAGATTTGGTGATTAAATTCACTGGTTTAAAAGAAAAGGATCAGAGCATCAAGGGCCAGGCAACAAAACCTTCGGAAGGTTCTGGGTCAGCAGTAGTAGATAATGTAAATGAGGATGAATATGAGAATTTGCCTGAACATTTGAAGTGGTTGCTTCAATATTGTCTCCTATTCCCATCAAGTTATGAATttagaaaggataagttagtaAAGTTGTGGGTCGCCGAGGGCTATATTCGGGACAGTTCATTTCAGAGTTTGGAGGACACAGGCAGAGTTTATTTTAATTCATTGGTAGCCATGGGGTTCATTCTTCCCTCTAGATATGATAACAGTGTGGATTTTGTCCATACATCAGatgataattttgtatttgatcGCGATGACTGTAATTCATTGTACAGATTAAATGATGCCAAGATGCAGTGTCTTGAAGATTCATGTTTTAGGGGTGATTATACTAGAGTTGCGAATCATGGTTTACATGGAGTTACTGATAAGACATTGCATTTGTCTTTAAATTGCAAGGACACTAATGAAGCAACTTTGACATCACTTGAAAATTTTAAGCAGTTGCGAACCTTGCTTCTGCTATCTAGTTGTGGATCTTCTATCAAACAAGTTCGTCGTGAACTATTTTTGAGCCTAAAGCTCTTGAGGACACTGGATTTGAGTGAAACACTCATTTCTGAATTGCCAAGTTCCATTGGGAATGTAAAATCTTTGCGATATCTTGATGTCTCCCATACACTCATTAAGCGATTGCCAGAATCAGTTGATTGTCTTCACAACCTACAGACTTTAAATCTCAAAGGGTGCTTAAACTTAGTTGGGTTACCTAAGGGCATGAAGAAACTGATCAACCTACGACATCTTGAACTTGATATTGTTCGTCAGTTGGTTTCAATGCCTGCCAAGATTGGGAActtaactaatcttcagaattTGTCTGCATTTCTTGTTGGCAGAGATGATGGGTTCCAAATTAGAGAGTTAAAGAATCTGAATAATCTTAGTGGCGTACTCGTCATTTCAAGACTTGAAAATGTAATGAGTACAGAAGAGGCTGAGGATGCTGCTTTGGCTGAAAAAAGACACCTCTATGAATTGGAACTACGTTGGAGTGACATGCGGATTGAGAAAgcagaggaggaagaagaaaatttggAATGTCTTCGACCACATTTTGGCCTGAAAGAGTTGAGAATACTATGTTATGGTGGGTTGAACCTTCCAAGTTGGATTAGCAATCCAAAATTTGATCTCCTAATTGGTATTACTCTTTACAAGTGCAAAAATTGCCAAATTCTCCCATCCCTTGGGGTATTACCTGCTCTTAAGTTTCTTCATATTAGTGAAATGAATGATGTGAAAGTAATAAATAGTCAATTTCTCCGAAATGGGTCACCTCAACGATTGCATGCATTTCCCAAGTTGGAGAAATTTGCAGTTGATGCCATGCACAATTTGGAAGAGTGGACAGGAGTAGAAATAGGTGACTTTCCATCCCTACGTAAACTCGTAATGGAGTCTTGCTCAAAATTTGTTGCTCTTCCATCTCTTTCAAATCTCAGTTCCCTCGAGCATTTAGAAATTAAGCACTGTCCAAAGCTGCATTCCTTGCCCGAAGAAGGACTGTCAGCTTCACTTGAGTTTCTACTGATAAATGATTGCCCTGGATTAAAGGAACGTTGCAGCAAGGAGGAAGGCCAAGATTGGGGCAAGATAGCTCACGTGACTAGCATATggattgatcatcaaaaactgtTATGA